The proteins below come from a single Bacteroidota bacterium genomic window:
- a CDS encoding LamG domain-containing protein: protein MLGTWNHIACTFDAQTKLQSIFLNGVFVDSVTAIGVTGISSGLFVGSRAGSLGFYPGSMDEMRIWTRALTAAGNF, encoded by the coding sequence GTGCTTGGAACGTGGAATCATATAGCTTGCACATTTGATGCACAAACTAAATTGCAATCTATATTTTTAAACGGTGTATTTGTGGATTCAGTTACTGCAATTGGTGTAACTGGTATTAGTAGTGGTTTATTTGTTGGTTCACGAGCAGGAAGTCTTGGATTCTACCCCGGGTCAATGGATGAAATGCGGATTTGGACTCGGGCATTAACAGCAGCAGGAAATTTCTGA